In one Pseudomonas sp. SCA2728.1_7 genomic region, the following are encoded:
- a CDS encoding aspartate aminotransferase family protein, producing the protein MNMPENAPSPLASQLKLDAHWMPYTANRNFQRDPRLIVGAEGSWLIDDKGRRVYDSLSGLWTCGAGHTRKEIQEAVSKQLGTLDYSPGFQYGHPLSFQLAEKITELTPGNLNHVFFTDSGSECADTAVKMVRAYWRLKGQSTKTKMIGRARGYHGVNIAGTSLGGVNGNRKLFGQSMMDVDHLPHTLLASNAFSRGMPEQGGIALADELLKLIELHDASNIAAVFVEPMAGSAGVLVPPQGYLKRLREICDQHSILLVFDEVITGFGRTGNMFGADTFGVTPDLMCIAKQVTNGAIPMGAVIASSEIYQTFMNQPTPEYAVEFPHGYTYSAHPVACAAGLAALDLLQKENLVQSVAEVAPHFENALHGLKGSKNVIDIRNFGLAGAIQIAGRDGDAIVRPFEAGMALWKAGFYVRFGGDTLQFGPTFNSKPQDLDRLFDAVGEVLNKLD; encoded by the coding sequence ATGAACATGCCTGAAAACGCGCCGTCGCCACTGGCCAGCCAACTGAAGCTGGACGCGCACTGGATGCCGTACACCGCCAACCGCAACTTCCAGCGCGACCCGCGTTTGATCGTTGGTGCCGAAGGCAGCTGGCTGATCGACGACAAGGGCCGCCGGGTATATGACTCGCTGTCCGGTCTGTGGACCTGCGGCGCTGGCCACACTCGCAAGGAAATTCAGGAAGCGGTCTCGAAACAGTTGGGCACCCTCGATTACTCGCCGGGCTTCCAGTACGGCCACCCGTTGTCGTTCCAGTTGGCCGAGAAAATCACCGAGCTGACCCCGGGCAACCTCAATCATGTGTTCTTCACTGACTCGGGTTCCGAGTGCGCTGACACTGCGGTGAAAATGGTCCGTGCCTACTGGCGCCTGAAAGGCCAGTCGACCAAGACCAAAATGATCGGCCGTGCCCGTGGTTACCACGGCGTCAACATCGCCGGCACCAGCCTTGGCGGCGTCAACGGCAACCGCAAGCTGTTCGGTCAATCGATGATGGACGTCGATCACCTGCCGCACACGCTGTTGGCCAGCAACGCCTTCTCCCGTGGCATGCCGGAGCAGGGCGGGATCGCGCTGGCCGATGAGCTGCTGAAGCTGATCGAGTTGCACGATGCTTCGAACATCGCCGCCGTATTCGTAGAACCTATGGCCGGTTCCGCTGGTGTACTGGTGCCGCCGCAGGGTTATCTGAAGCGTCTGCGCGAGATCTGCGATCAGCACAGCATCCTGCTGGTGTTCGACGAAGTGATCACCGGTTTCGGCCGTACCGGCAACATGTTCGGCGCCGACACCTTTGGCGTTACTCCGGACCTGATGTGCATCGCCAAGCAAGTCACCAACGGCGCGATCCCGATGGGCGCAGTGATTGCCAGCTCCGAGATCTACCAGACCTTCATGAATCAGCCGACCCCGGAATACGCCGTGGAATTCCCGCACGGTTACACCTACTCGGCGCACCCGGTAGCGTGCGCCGCTGGCCTGGCGGCACTCGATCTGCTGCAAAAGGAAAACCTGGTGCAGAGCGTCGCGGAAGTCGCGCCGCATTTTGAAAACGCGCTGCATGGCCTGAAAGGCTCGAAGAACGTTATCGACATCCGTAACTTCGGCCTGGCCGGTGCGATCCAGATTGCCGGTCGTGACGGCGACGCCATCGTGCGTCCGTTCGAAGCGGGCATGGCCCTGTGGAAAGCCGGGTTCTATGTGCGCTTCGGCGGCGACACTCTGCAGTTCGGCCCAACCTTCAACAGCAAGCCGCAAGACCTCGATCGTCTGTTCGACGCGGTCGGCGAAGTGCTGAACAAGCTCGACTGA
- a CDS encoding LysR family transcriptional regulator: MSSRRPDPLAQVSDFDIRLLRIFRSVVECGGFSAAETVLGIGRSAISQQMSDLEQRLGLRLCQRGRAGFSLTEEGREVYQSALQLLSALESFRTEVNGLHQHLRGELIIGLTDNLVTLPHMRITHALAQLKERGPDVQIQIRMIAPNEVEQGVLDGRLHVGVVPQASALSGLEYQPLYSERSLLYCAVGHPLFYVDDKQLDDERLNSQDAIAPTFRLPADIQAHYQALNCTASASDREGMAFLILTGRYIGYLPDHYASLWVQQGRLRALKSQTRFYDLSLASVTRKGRRPHLVLESFLESLAATR; the protein is encoded by the coding sequence ATGAGCAGCCGCCGCCCCGATCCGCTGGCCCAGGTCAGTGACTTTGATATTCGCCTGCTGCGGATTTTTCGCAGCGTGGTGGAATGCGGCGGCTTCTCGGCAGCGGAAACCGTGCTCGGCATCGGTCGTTCGGCGATCAGCCAACAGATGAGCGACCTGGAGCAGCGCCTCGGTTTGCGTCTGTGCCAGCGTGGTCGCGCCGGGTTTTCGCTGACCGAAGAAGGTCGCGAGGTGTATCAATCGGCGCTGCAACTGTTAAGTGCGCTGGAAAGTTTCCGCACCGAGGTCAACGGTCTGCACCAGCATTTGCGCGGTGAGCTGATCATCGGCCTGACCGACAACCTCGTCACCCTCCCCCACATGCGTATCACCCACGCCCTCGCCCAGTTGAAGGAGCGCGGGCCGGATGTGCAGATTCAGATCCGCATGATTGCGCCGAATGAAGTCGAGCAAGGCGTGCTCGATGGGCGTCTGCATGTCGGCGTAGTGCCGCAGGCCAGCGCGTTGTCGGGGCTGGAGTATCAACCGTTGTACAGCGAGCGCTCGCTGCTTTATTGCGCGGTGGGCCATCCGTTGTTTTACGTCGATGACAAGCAACTGGATGACGAACGCCTGAACAGTCAGGACGCGATTGCGCCGACGTTTCGTTTGCCGGCGGATATTCAGGCGCATTACCAGGCGCTCAATTGCACGGCCAGTGCTTCTGACCGTGAAGGCATGGCGTTTCTGATCCTGACCGGACGCTACATCGGTTATCTGCCGGATCATTACGCCAGCCTTTGGGTGCAGCAAGGTCGCTTGCGTGCGCTGAAATCGCAAACACGTTTCTACGACCTGAGCCTCGCATCGGTCACGCGCAAGGGGCGGCGCCCTCATTTGGTGCTGGAAAGCTTTCTGGAGAGTCTGGCGGCGACGCGTTGA
- a CDS encoding nucleobase:cation symporter-2 family protein, with product MQPDSAPSSDLIYGLDDRPKPLAATLAALQHVLASFVGIITPPLVIGSALGLTAYLPYLISMALMVSGVGTFIQARRPFGIGAGMICLQGTSFAFLGAVLSAGFLVKQRGGSPEDILAMIFGVCFFGAIVQIVLSRFIGQLRRVVTPLVTGIVITLIGISLIKVGITDLGGGFNAPDFGAPGNLALGVFVLLTIILLNRSNTPWVRLSAIIIGLLLGSLAAWFSGKLLPQPLPDLPLVSFPTPFKFGFSFDWTAFLPVALIYLISTIETVGDLTANCMLARQPISGPSYISRLRGGVLGDGVSCMIAATFSAFPNTTFAQNNGVIQLTGVASRYVGLYIGAILFCLGMFPMIGAVLQQIPKPVLGGATLVMFGAVAAAGVRILAQSPLDRRSMLIIATSFGVGLGIAAQPNLLHLLPKLVQNLFDSAITSGGLTAIVLCLLLPESKTEAAEAHASLNKIEQA from the coding sequence ATGCAGCCAGATTCCGCACCGTCCAGCGACCTGATCTACGGCCTCGATGACCGCCCCAAACCACTCGCTGCCACCCTTGCCGCGCTGCAACACGTGCTCGCCAGTTTCGTCGGCATCATCACGCCGCCGCTGGTGATTGGCTCGGCGCTCGGGTTGACCGCCTATTTGCCTTACTTGATCAGCATGGCGTTGATGGTTTCCGGTGTCGGCACCTTCATTCAGGCCCGGCGGCCGTTCGGCATCGGCGCGGGGATGATCTGTTTGCAAGGCACCAGTTTCGCCTTTCTCGGCGCGGTGCTGTCGGCGGGGTTTCTGGTCAAGCAACGTGGCGGCAGCCCGGAAGACATTCTGGCGATGATTTTCGGTGTGTGCTTTTTCGGCGCGATCGTGCAGATCGTCTTGAGCCGTTTCATCGGTCAACTACGTCGCGTGGTCACGCCACTGGTGACCGGGATCGTTATCACCCTGATCGGCATAAGTCTGATCAAAGTCGGCATCACCGATCTGGGTGGTGGTTTCAATGCGCCGGACTTCGGTGCGCCGGGCAATCTGGCGCTGGGCGTGTTTGTGTTGCTGACGATCATTCTGCTCAACCGCTCGAACACGCCATGGGTGCGTTTGTCGGCAATCATCATCGGTTTGCTGCTCGGCAGCCTGGCCGCGTGGTTCAGTGGGAAACTGCTGCCGCAGCCATTGCCTGACTTGCCGCTGGTGAGCTTTCCTACGCCGTTCAAGTTTGGCTTCAGCTTCGACTGGACGGCTTTCCTGCCGGTCGCGCTGATTTATCTGATCAGCACCATCGAAACCGTCGGCGACCTCACCGCCAACTGCATGCTCGCTCGCCAACCGATCAGCGGCCCTTCTTATATAAGCCGCTTGCGCGGTGGCGTACTCGGCGATGGCGTGAGCTGCATGATCGCCGCGACCTTCAGCGCCTTCCCCAACACCACGTTTGCGCAGAACAACGGCGTGATCCAGTTGACCGGCGTCGCCAGCCGTTACGTCGGGCTGTACATCGGCGCGATCCTGTTTTGTCTGGGTATGTTTCCAATGATCGGCGCGGTGCTGCAACAGATTCCGAAACCGGTGCTCGGCGGCGCGACCCTGGTGATGTTCGGCGCGGTGGCCGCTGCCGGCGTGCGCATCCTCGCGCAGTCGCCACTGGATCGACGCAGCATGTTGATCATCGCCACATCGTTCGGCGTCGGCCTGGGCATTGCCGCGCAGCCGAACCTGCTGCACTTGTTGCCAAAACTGGTGCAGAACCTGTTCGATTCGGCGATCACCAGCGGCGGCCTGACCGCAATCGTCCTGTGCCTGCTGCTGCCGGAGTCGAAAACCGAGGCCGCTGAAGCGCACGCATCGCTGAACAAGATCGAACAGGCGTAA
- a CDS encoding TetR/AcrR family transcriptional regulator, whose amino-acid sequence MTFEVPAHGGKPASRIRQKNEETILKAAEDEFARHGYKGTSMNTIAQNAGLPKANLHYYFTNKLGLYVAVLSNIIELWDSTFNTLTAEDDPAEALTRYIRAKMEFSRRQPQASRIFAMEVISGGECLTEYFNQDYRAWFTGRAAVFQAWIDAGKMDPVDPVHLIFLLWGSTQHYADFATQICRVSGRSKLTKQDMEDAGNNLIRIILKGCGLTPSL is encoded by the coding sequence ATGACCTTTGAAGTCCCAGCCCATGGCGGCAAACCCGCCAGCCGCATTCGTCAGAAGAACGAAGAGACCATCCTCAAAGCCGCCGAAGACGAGTTCGCCCGTCACGGGTACAAAGGCACCAGCATGAACACCATCGCCCAGAATGCCGGGTTGCCCAAGGCGAACCTGCATTACTACTTCACCAACAAACTCGGTTTGTACGTGGCGGTGCTGAGCAACATCATCGAGTTGTGGGACAGCACCTTCAACACGCTAACGGCCGAGGACGATCCGGCCGAAGCGCTGACCCGCTACATCCGCGCCAAGATGGAGTTCTCCCGTCGTCAGCCGCAGGCCTCGCGGATCTTTGCGATGGAAGTGATCAGCGGCGGCGAATGCCTCACCGAATATTTCAATCAGGATTACCGCGCCTGGTTCACTGGCCGCGCAGCGGTGTTTCAGGCGTGGATCGATGCCGGCAAAATGGACCCGGTGGATCCGGTGCACCTGATCTTCCTGTTGTGGGGCAGCACTCAGCATTACGCGGATTTCGCCACGCAGATCTGTCGCGTCAGCGGTCGCAGCAAGCTGACCAAGCAGGACATGGAAGACGCCGGCAACAACCTGATCCGCATCATTCTCAAAGGCTGCGGCCTCACTCCTTCTCTATAA
- a CDS encoding YigZ family protein: MPFTLSGFCEYREEIRKSRFITFATPIGSPAEAQAFFEQHSDLNASHNCWAWKLGDQYRSNDDGEPGGTAGRPILAAIEAQDCDQVAVLVIRWYGGIQLGTGGLARAYGGGANKCLQTAAKIELISRVPLSCACGFAELALVKLRVADLGGLVVEENFTANGVELKLAVGEAQIEVLQTQLADLSRGRILLQR, from the coding sequence ATGCCTTTCACCCTCAGCGGTTTTTGCGAGTACCGCGAAGAGATTCGCAAAAGCCGCTTTATCACTTTCGCCACGCCGATCGGCAGCCCTGCCGAGGCGCAGGCTTTTTTCGAACAACACAGCGATCTCAACGCCTCGCACAATTGCTGGGCGTGGAAGCTCGGCGATCAATACCGTAGCAATGATGACGGCGAACCGGGCGGCACGGCGGGTCGGCCGATTCTCGCGGCGATTGAAGCGCAGGATTGTGATCAGGTCGCGGTGCTGGTGATTCGTTGGTATGGCGGCATTCAACTTGGCACTGGTGGGTTGGCCCGAGCGTATGGCGGTGGGGCGAACAAATGTTTACAGACGGCGGCGAAGATTGAGTTGATCAGTCGGGTGCCGTTGAGTTGTGCGTGCGGGTTTGCCGAGTTGGCGTTGGTGAAGTTGCGGGTTGCGGACTTGGGTGGATTGGTTGTCGAAGAAAACTTCACGGCAAACGGCGTTGAGTTGAAGTTGGCTGTGGGGGAAGCGCAGATCGAGGTCTTGCAAACGCAACTTGCTGATTTGAGCCGTGGGCGGATTTTGCTTCAACGATAA
- a CDS encoding ABC transporter ATP-binding protein encodes MPIAPPLPRLQLRHISKRYPGCLANDAIDLSIAPGEIHALLGENGAGKSTLMKIIYGVTQADSGEMLWQGQRVNIRNPAQARQLGIGMVFQHFSLFETLSVAQNIALAMGAAAGTPKQLEPKIREVSRRYGMALEPERLVHSLSIGERQRVEIIRCLMQDIRLLILDEPTSVLTPQEADELFITLRRLAAEGCSILFISHKLAEVRALCHSATVLRGGRVAGHCLPAECSDQQLAQLMVGEAAALIGDYPKVSGGAAFLQVKGLSWHNPDPFGCSLTDIDVQVRSGEIVGIAGVAGNGQDELLALLSGEQTLPRAQAATIRFAEQHVADLRPDARRKLGLAFVPAERLGHGAVPELSLADNALLTAFQQGLVSHGLIERGKVEALARQIIQRFGVKTPDTQTAARSLSGGNLQKFILGREILQQPKLLIAAHPTWGVDVGAAATIQRALIALRDAGAAILVISEDLDELFQISDRLGALCGGRLSALHNTGDTQLSDVGGWMAGQFDHAPLTATV; translated from the coding sequence ATGCCAATCGCTCCTCCCCTCCCGCGCCTGCAATTGCGCCATATCAGTAAACGCTACCCCGGTTGTCTGGCCAATGACGCCATCGACCTGAGCATCGCACCCGGGGAAATCCATGCCCTGCTCGGTGAAAACGGTGCGGGCAAAAGCACCCTGATGAAGATTATCTACGGCGTTACCCAGGCCGATTCGGGCGAGATGCTCTGGCAAGGTCAGCGGGTCAACATCCGCAATCCGGCACAGGCGCGGCAGTTGGGCATCGGCATGGTGTTCCAGCATTTCTCGCTGTTCGAAACCCTCAGCGTCGCGCAGAACATTGCGCTGGCGATGGGCGCTGCGGCCGGCACACCGAAACAACTGGAACCGAAAATTCGCGAAGTGTCACGCCGTTACGGCATGGCGCTGGAGCCTGAAAGACTTGTCCACAGCCTGTCGATCGGTGAGCGCCAGCGCGTGGAAATCATTCGCTGCCTGATGCAGGACATTCGCCTGTTGATTCTCGACGAACCGACTTCGGTGTTGACGCCGCAGGAGGCCGATGAGTTGTTCATCACCCTGCGTCGCCTCGCTGCCGAAGGCTGCAGCATTCTGTTTATCAGCCACAAACTCGCCGAGGTTCGGGCGCTGTGTCACAGCGCGACAGTTCTGCGCGGTGGTCGAGTGGCCGGGCATTGCCTGCCAGCGGAGTGTTCGGATCAGCAATTGGCGCAGTTGATGGTTGGCGAAGCGGCGGCGTTGATTGGCGACTATCCGAAGGTCAGCGGTGGCGCGGCGTTTTTGCAGGTGAAGGGATTGAGTTGGCACAACCCGGATCCGTTCGGCTGCTCGCTGACGGACATTGATGTGCAAGTGCGCAGCGGTGAAATCGTTGGCATCGCCGGGGTCGCGGGCAACGGTCAGGATGAATTGCTCGCCCTGCTCAGTGGCGAACAAACCTTGCCTCGGGCGCAAGCCGCGACCATTCGATTCGCCGAACAACACGTCGCTGATTTACGCCCGGATGCGCGACGCAAACTGGGCCTGGCTTTCGTCCCCGCCGAACGTCTCGGCCATGGCGCGGTGCCGGAATTGAGTCTGGCCGATAACGCTCTGCTTACCGCGTTCCAACAAGGCTTGGTCAGCCACGGTTTGATCGAACGCGGCAAAGTCGAAGCCCTCGCCCGACAGATCATTCAGCGCTTCGGCGTGAAAACCCCGGACACGCAAACTGCCGCGCGCAGTTTGTCCGGCGGCAATCTGCAGAAATTCATCCTCGGCCGGGAAATCCTCCAGCAACCGAAACTGCTGATCGCCGCGCACCCGACCTGGGGCGTCGACGTCGGTGCTGCCGCGACCATTCAACGTGCGCTGATCGCGCTGCGCGATGCCGGCGCGGCGATTCTGGTGATTTCCGAAGATCTCGACGAACTGTTCCAGATCAGCGATCGCCTCGGCGCGTTGTGTGGCGGGCGTCTGTCGGCGCTGCACAACACCGGCGATACCCAACTCAGCGATGTCGGCGGCTGGATGGCCGGCCAGTTCGACCACGCACCTTTAACCGCCACGGTTTAA
- a CDS encoding ABC transporter permease, protein MLLSLEPRGQQSRLMLWCSPLLAAALTLGCGSLLFIALGHEPLQTLHTLLIAPVSDLYGVSELLVKALPILLCALGLAVAYQARIWNIGAEGQLLLGALAGSALAVNIIDLQSRWALVLILLTGTLAGAAWAGLTAWLRTRFNANEILTSIMLNYIALNLLLFCVHGPLKDPAGFNFPESAMFGDASRLPLLMEDGRVHAGVYFALLALVAVWVLLQKSFVGFQIKVLGLDKRAAGFVGFREKQLIWLALLISGGLAGLAGVCEVTGPIGQLVPQVSPGYGYAAITVAFLGRLNPIGILFSSLLMALLYIGGESAQMTMNLPQAITQLFQGMMLFFLLACDVLILYRPRLNLSWVKRTSTTAVTAGAL, encoded by the coding sequence ATGCTGCTTTCCCTCGAACCCCGTGGCCAGCAATCGCGCTTGATGCTGTGGTGCTCGCCGTTACTGGCGGCGGCGCTGACGCTCGGTTGTGGCTCGCTGTTGTTTATCGCCCTTGGCCATGAGCCGCTGCAAACCTTGCACACGCTGCTGATCGCTCCGGTCAGCGACTTGTATGGCGTCTCCGAATTGCTGGTCAAAGCGCTGCCAATTCTGCTCTGCGCACTGGGCTTGGCAGTGGCCTATCAGGCGCGAATCTGGAACATCGGCGCCGAAGGTCAATTGCTCCTCGGCGCACTCGCCGGCAGTGCCTTGGCGGTGAATATCATCGACCTGCAAAGCCGCTGGGCGCTAGTGTTGATTCTGCTCACCGGCACCCTCGCCGGCGCCGCATGGGCCGGGCTGACCGCATGGTTGCGCACGCGCTTCAACGCCAACGAAATCCTCACCAGCATCATGCTCAATTACATCGCGCTGAACCTGCTGCTGTTCTGCGTGCACGGGCCGTTGAAAGATCCCGCCGGGTTCAACTTTCCCGAATCGGCGATGTTCGGCGATGCCAGCCGCTTGCCGTTGTTGATGGAGGATGGCCGCGTGCATGCCGGGGTGTATTTCGCCCTGCTCGCACTGGTTGCGGTGTGGGTGTTGTTGCAGAAAAGCTTTGTCGGTTTCCAGATCAAAGTGCTCGGGCTGGACAAGCGTGCGGCGGGGTTTGTCGGCTTTCGCGAGAAGCAGTTGATCTGGCTGGCGCTGTTGATCAGCGGCGGCTTGGCCGGGCTGGCGGGTGTCTGCGAAGTGACCGGACCGATTGGCCAATTGGTGCCGCAGGTGTCGCCGGGTTATGGCTACGCGGCGATTACCGTGGCGTTTCTTGGGCGTCTGAATCCGATCGGGATTCTGTTTTCGAGCCTGCTGATGGCGCTGCTGTACATCGGTGGCGAGAGCGCGCAAATGACGATGAATCTGCCGCAGGCGATCACCCAGTTGTTTCAGGGAATGATGCTGTTTTTCCTGCTCGCCTGTGACGTGCTGATCCTCTATCGGCCACGCCTGAACCTGAGCTGGGTGAAGCGCACCTCGACCACTGCCGTAACCGCCGGAGCGCTGTGA
- a CDS encoding ABC transporter permease, which produces MDIDLLSNIFYAMVRCGTPLLLVALGELICEKSGVLNLGQEGMMLFGAVIGFIVALNSGNLWLGVLLAMLAGMLLSSLFALVALVFNANQVATGLALTIFGVGLSTFVGAAWVGKPLAGFEPLAIPWLSEIPLIGRMLFAQDLLVYLSFALFALVAWVIIKSRVGLIIQAVGENPDAASAMGLPVLTVRTLAVLFGGAMAGLAGAYLSLAYTPMWAENMTAGRGWIALALVVFASWRVWRLLLGAYLFGLASILHLVAQGLGLAIPSSLLAMLPYVATIVVLVLLSRDALRTRLYAPVSLGQPWQAGH; this is translated from the coding sequence ATGGATATCGATCTGTTGAGCAATATTTTCTACGCCATGGTGCGGTGCGGCACGCCGCTGTTGCTGGTGGCACTGGGTGAACTGATTTGCGAAAAGAGCGGCGTGCTCAATCTTGGGCAGGAAGGGATGATGCTGTTTGGCGCGGTGATCGGTTTTATCGTCGCGCTGAACAGCGGCAACCTGTGGCTGGGCGTGTTGCTGGCGATGCTTGCCGGCATGTTGCTGTCGTCACTGTTTGCGCTGGTGGCGTTGGTGTTCAACGCCAATCAGGTGGCGACCGGGTTGGCCCTGACGATTTTTGGTGTCGGGCTGTCGACCTTTGTCGGCGCGGCTTGGGTGGGTAAACCGCTGGCGGGTTTTGAGCCGTTGGCGATTCCTTGGCTGAGTGAAATCCCGCTGATCGGGCGGATGCTGTTTGCTCAGGATTTGCTGGTGTATCTGTCGTTCGCGCTGTTTGCGCTGGTGGCATGGGTGATCATCAAAAGTCGTGTCGGGCTGATCATTCAAGCTGTGGGTGAGAACCCGGATGCGGCCAGTGCGATGGGCTTGCCGGTGTTGACCGTGCGCACCTTGGCGGTGCTGTTCGGCGGGGCGATGGCCGGGTTGGCCGGGGCTTATCTGTCGCTGGCGTACACACCGATGTGGGCGGAAAACATGACTGCCGGGCGTGGCTGGATCGCGCTGGCGCTGGTGGTGTTTGCCAGTTGGCGAGTGTGGCGGTTGTTGCTCGGGGCATATCTGTTTGGCCTCGCCAGCATCCTGCATTTGGTGGCGCAGGGGTTGGGGCTGGCGATTCCGTCGAGTTTGCTGGCGATGCTGCCGTATGTGGCGACGATTGTGGTGCTGGTGTTGTTGTCGCGGGATGCGCTGCGGACGCGGTTGTATGCGCCGGTGTCGCTTGGGCAGCCTTGGCAGGCGGGGCATTAA
- a CDS encoding MerR family transcriptional regulator translates to MRIGELAQASAVSRDTLRFYEQRGLIAAQRSANSYRDYPPEMVQLVLYIKTAQRLGFTLGEIGDSVAALWNAPDPDNAVAQLLRDKLQLIETRMRELDALRQELQLRLGQACPLNP, encoded by the coding sequence ATGCGCATCGGTGAATTAGCCCAGGCCAGTGCCGTCAGCCGTGACACCCTGCGTTTCTATGAGCAGCGCGGGTTGATCGCGGCGCAGCGCAGTGCCAATAGTTACCGCGACTATCCGCCGGAGATGGTGCAACTGGTGCTCTATATCAAAACGGCGCAGCGTCTGGGATTTACCCTCGGCGAGATCGGCGACAGCGTCGCGGCGCTGTGGAACGCACCCGATCCGGACAACGCCGTGGCGCAGTTGCTGCGCGACAAACTGCAACTGATCGAAACCCGCATGCGCGAACTCGATGCGCTGCGGCAGGAGTTGCAACTTCGCCTCGGTCAGGCCTGTCCATTGAATCCATGA
- a CDS encoding SDR family oxidoreductase: MSAKNALIIGASRGLGLGLVKTLLADGWQVTATVRNPANAQALEALGKVRIEKLDMDDQQAVIALSQQLKGDTFDLLFVNAGVKGPADQTPGGATLAEVGQLFFTNAVAPINLAQRFAGQIRDGSGVLAFMSSGLGSVTVPDAPELALYKASKAALNSMTNSFVTQLGEQKMTVLSLHPGWVKTDMGGEGADLDVETSTRGLVDQVNAYTGKGGHHFINYKGETIPW; the protein is encoded by the coding sequence ATGTCTGCAAAAAACGCACTGATCATCGGCGCCTCCCGAGGCCTTGGCCTCGGTCTGGTGAAAACCCTGCTGGCCGACGGCTGGCAAGTCACGGCCACCGTGCGCAATCCTGCCAATGCTCAGGCACTGGAAGCGCTGGGCAAGGTGCGGATCGAGAAGCTCGACATGGACGACCAGCAAGCGGTCATTGCTCTGAGCCAACAGCTCAAGGGCGACACCTTCGACCTGCTGTTCGTCAACGCCGGGGTCAAAGGCCCGGCCGATCAAACCCCGGGTGGCGCGACACTCGCTGAAGTCGGTCAGTTGTTTTTCACCAACGCCGTGGCGCCGATCAATCTGGCTCAGCGTTTTGCCGGGCAGATTCGTGACGGCAGCGGTGTGCTGGCGTTCATGAGTTCCGGACTGGGCAGCGTGACCGTGCCGGACGCGCCGGAGCTGGCGCTGTACAAGGCGAGCAAGGCTGCGCTGAATTCGATGACCAACAGTTTTGTCACGCAATTGGGCGAGCAGAAGATGACCGTGTTGTCGCTGCATCCGGGTTGGGTGAAGACCGACATGGGCGGCGAAGGGGCGGACCTTGACGTGGAAACCAGCACCCGTGGGCTGGTCGATCAGGTGAATGCGTATACCGGCAAGGGCGGGCATCACTTCATCAATTACAAGGGTGAAACTATTCCCTGGTAA